Proteins encoded together in one Oxalobacteraceae sp. CFBP 8761 window:
- a CDS encoding YqaE/Pmp3 family membrane protein, producing MRLLIALIFPWLTFFTIGRPIAGVICLILQITLVGWLPAAIWAVYALNEYKTDKKIAEASQRGQF from the coding sequence ATGCGCCTGCTTATCGCCCTCATTTTCCCGTGGCTGACGTTCTTCACGATCGGTCGTCCTATTGCCGGCGTCATCTGCCTGATCCTGCAAATCACGCTGGTCGGCTGGCTGCCTGCCGCGATCTGGGCCGTGTACGCGCTGAACGAGTACAAGACCGACAAGAAGATCGCCGAGGCGAGCCAGCGCGGCCAATTCTGA
- a CDS encoding fatty-acid--CoA ligase, translating into MQGQMMDAPLLVSGIIEFAARHYGDGDIVSRRVEGDLHRYTWRDAAARSRQLANALDSLGIAMGDRVATLAWNGYRHLELYYGVSGSGAVLHTINPRLHAEQIAYIVNHADDQVLFFDLTFLPIVAALARTCTGVKAWVALCDSAALPRDSGIDTLLCYEDLIGAHSDVYAWPQFDERSAASLCYTSGTTGNPKGALYSHRSTVLHAYASAMPNALNVSSRDVVLPVVPMFHVNAWGLPYSVPLSGAKLVFPGPALDGRSLYDLFEGEGVTFSAGVPTVWLGLVNHVIEHDLTFSTFRRTVIGGSACPPALMDTLMDRFGIEVVHAWGMTEMSPLGTACTLNSAHQALSPEAQRAVLRKQGHAIYGVDMKIVDDAGAELAWDGVTYGHLLVKGPWVVSGYFREEGGNVLVDGWFPTGDVATIDADGYLAITDRSKDVIKSGGEWIGTIDLENVAMAHPAVLQAACIGVAHPKWDERPLLVVVRRPGMDVTRDALISWFDGKVARWWTPDDVVFADSLPVGGTGKIQKNRLRETYARHRLPSAQSRET; encoded by the coding sequence CTGCAAGGCCAGATGATGGATGCACCGTTGCTGGTTTCCGGCATCATCGAATTCGCCGCGCGCCATTATGGCGATGGCGACATCGTCTCGCGCCGCGTCGAGGGCGACCTGCACCGCTACACCTGGCGCGATGCGGCCGCCCGCTCGCGCCAGTTGGCCAATGCGCTGGACAGCCTTGGCATCGCCATGGGCGACCGGGTGGCCACGCTGGCCTGGAACGGCTACCGGCACCTGGAACTGTATTACGGCGTCTCGGGTTCCGGCGCCGTGCTGCACACGATCAATCCCCGTCTGCACGCAGAACAGATCGCCTATATCGTCAACCACGCCGACGATCAGGTGCTGTTCTTCGACCTGACCTTCCTGCCGATTGTCGCCGCGCTGGCGCGCACCTGCACGGGCGTCAAGGCCTGGGTGGCCCTGTGCGACAGCGCGGCGCTGCCACGTGACAGTGGGATTGACACGCTGCTGTGCTACGAAGACCTGATCGGCGCGCACAGCGATGTCTATGCGTGGCCGCAGTTCGACGAACGCTCGGCCGCCAGCCTGTGCTACACGTCCGGCACGACCGGCAATCCGAAAGGTGCGCTGTATTCGCACCGCTCGACGGTCCTGCACGCGTACGCCTCGGCCATGCCGAACGCGCTCAATGTATCGTCGCGCGACGTCGTGCTGCCGGTGGTGCCGATGTTCCATGTGAACGCGTGGGGGTTGCCGTACTCGGTGCCGCTGTCGGGCGCCAAGCTCGTGTTTCCAGGCCCGGCGCTCGATGGGCGCTCGCTGTACGACCTGTTCGAAGGCGAGGGCGTGACGTTCTCGGCGGGTGTGCCCACGGTCTGGTTGGGCCTGGTCAACCACGTGATCGAGCATGATCTGACGTTCTCCACGTTCCGCCGCACGGTGATCGGCGGTTCTGCCTGCCCGCCGGCGCTGATGGACACGCTGATGGACCGTTTCGGCATCGAGGTCGTGCATGCCTGGGGCATGACCGAGATGTCGCCGCTGGGCACAGCGTGCACATTGAACAGCGCGCATCAGGCACTGTCACCGGAGGCGCAGCGCGCCGTGCTGCGCAAGCAGGGCCACGCCATCTATGGGGTCGACATGAAAATTGTCGACGACGCTGGCGCCGAACTGGCCTGGGATGGCGTGACGTATGGCCATCTGCTGGTGAAGGGGCCGTGGGTCGTCTCCGGCTACTTCCGCGAGGAGGGCGGCAATGTGCTGGTCGATGGCTGGTTCCCGACAGGCGACGTCGCCACCATCGACGCCGACGGTTATCTGGCGATCACGGACCGCAGCAAGGATGTGATCAAATCCGGCGGCGAATGGATCGGCACCATCGACCTGGAAAACGTGGCGATGGCGCATCCGGCCGTGCTGCAGGCCGCCTGCATCGGCGTCGCGCACCCGAAATGGGACGAGCGCCCGCTGCTGGTGGTCGTGCGCCGGCCCGGCATGGACGTCACGCGCGACGCGTTGATCAGCTGGTTCGACGGCAAGGTCGCGCGCTGGTGGACGCCGGACGACGTCGTGTTCGCCGACAGCTTGCCCGTTGGCGGCACCGGCAAGATCCAGAAGAACCGGTTGCGCGAGACGTATGCCCGGCATCGTCTGCCATCGGCGCAGAGCCGCGAAACATAG